In one Cystobacter fuscus DSM 2262 genomic region, the following are encoded:
- the lpxK gene encoding tetraacyldisaccharide 4'-kinase, whose protein sequence is MLAPLELVSWGYGAGVRLRGALYDAGWLRGERVEGLRVISVGNLNVGGTGKTPAVLYLAELLVREGKRVGILTRGYGRGSKEPLSFTGRERLPSVEEAGDEPLLLARRCPEARLLVGADRRALARRARDEYGLEVVLLDDGFQHRRLARDEDVVVVDEAVGFGNGRMLPRGPLREPLASLKRATLVWVRASSVPVVDWPPFTAPRVRTLYRPTGWVDPEGALHPPGVMEGRPVLALAGLARPGGFVRTLEELGVEVKGTAFFADHHPFSARELEEVRARAERLGARVVTTEKDRVRLPVDFETWTVRLGVEVLEGEAHLRRALGLE, encoded by the coding sequence ATGCTCGCACCGTTGGAGCTGGTGTCGTGGGGCTATGGGGCGGGCGTCCGGCTGCGTGGCGCGCTCTACGACGCGGGGTGGTTGCGCGGAGAGCGGGTGGAGGGCCTGCGGGTCATCTCGGTGGGCAACCTGAACGTGGGAGGGACGGGGAAGACGCCCGCGGTGCTCTACCTGGCGGAGCTGCTGGTGCGGGAGGGCAAGCGCGTGGGCATTCTCACGCGCGGGTATGGGCGTGGCTCGAAGGAGCCGTTGAGCTTCACGGGGCGGGAGCGGCTGCCGTCGGTGGAGGAAGCGGGGGACGAGCCGTTGCTGTTGGCGCGCCGGTGTCCCGAGGCCCGGCTGTTGGTGGGAGCGGACCGGCGGGCGTTGGCGAGGAGGGCGCGGGACGAGTACGGGCTGGAGGTGGTGCTGTTGGACGATGGCTTCCAGCACCGGCGGTTGGCGAGGGACGAGGACGTGGTGGTGGTGGACGAGGCGGTGGGCTTCGGCAATGGACGGATGTTGCCGCGAGGGCCCTTGCGCGAGCCCCTGGCGTCCCTGAAGCGGGCCACGCTCGTGTGGGTGCGAGCGTCCTCGGTGCCGGTGGTGGACTGGCCGCCGTTCACTGCGCCCCGGGTGCGGACGCTCTACCGGCCCACGGGCTGGGTGGACCCCGAGGGAGCGCTGCATCCACCCGGAGTGATGGAGGGGAGGCCGGTCCTGGCGCTGGCGGGATTGGCGCGGCCTGGTGGCTTCGTGCGGACGCTGGAGGAACTGGGCGTGGAGGTGAAGGGGACGGCCTTCTTCGCGGACCATCATCCGTTCAGCGCGCGGGAACTCGAGGAAGTCCGGGCCCGGGCGGAGCGGCTGGGAGCGCGGGTGGTGACGACGGAGAAGGACCGGGTACGTCTTCCCGTGGATTTCGAGACCTGGACGGTGAGACTGGGGGTGGAGGTGCTGGAGGGTGAGGCGCACCTCCGCCGGGCCCTGGGGCTTGAGTAG
- a CDS encoding bifunctional heptose 7-phosphate kinase/heptose 1-phosphate adenyltransferase, producing MSSLAQLPLAFSRRRVLMVGDLVADHYIYGQTDRVSREAPVLIVRHESSEVKLGGGANVAANVRALSGKVTAVGVLGTDEMGRALRELFAEADIQLSAVSARDVETETKTRILAGGVSTTRQQMLRLDRGQRGPLPPRLRRALVKRVEEAAKEADAVVVSDYGAGVVGEEMREALRALAAEGMPVCVDSRYSLSAFTGVTVCKPNEPELQSLVGRPLRTEAELLEAGHEVVKRLRCQALLVTRGRHGMALFDAKGGVDLVPVHGAKDAVDVTGAGDTVIAAFSLGLAAGGGFGEAARLANVAGSLAVQKLGTATVARDELLGELRGTR from the coding sequence ATGTCCTCCCTGGCTCAGTTGCCGCTGGCGTTCTCGCGCCGGAGGGTGCTGATGGTGGGGGATCTCGTCGCGGACCATTACATCTACGGCCAGACGGACCGGGTGAGCCGGGAGGCGCCGGTGCTGATCGTCCGCCACGAGTCCTCGGAGGTGAAGCTGGGGGGAGGGGCGAACGTGGCGGCGAACGTGCGAGCGCTGTCGGGGAAGGTGACGGCGGTGGGGGTGCTGGGCACGGACGAGATGGGCCGGGCGTTGCGCGAGCTGTTCGCCGAGGCGGACATCCAGCTGAGCGCGGTGAGTGCGCGCGACGTGGAGACGGAGACGAAGACGCGCATCCTGGCGGGCGGGGTGAGCACGACCCGACAGCAGATGTTGAGGTTGGACCGGGGCCAGCGGGGGCCCTTGCCGCCGCGGTTGAGGCGGGCCCTGGTGAAGCGGGTGGAGGAAGCGGCGAAGGAAGCGGACGCGGTGGTGGTGTCGGATTACGGCGCGGGGGTGGTGGGGGAGGAGATGCGCGAGGCGCTGCGCGCGCTGGCGGCGGAGGGGATGCCGGTGTGCGTGGACAGCCGCTACAGCTTGTCGGCCTTTACCGGGGTGACGGTGTGCAAGCCGAACGAGCCGGAGTTGCAGTCCTTGGTGGGCCGTCCCTTGAGGACGGAGGCGGAGCTGCTGGAGGCGGGGCATGAGGTGGTGAAGCGGCTGCGCTGCCAGGCGTTGTTGGTGACGCGGGGCCGGCATGGCATGGCGCTCTTCGATGCGAAGGGGGGCGTGGACCTGGTGCCGGTGCACGGGGCGAAGGACGCGGTGGACGTGACGGGGGCGGGGGATACGGTGATCGCGGCGTTTTCGCTCGGGTTGGCGGCCGGTGGCGGCTTCGGGGAGGCGGCGCGGCTGGCGAACGTGGCGGGATCGCTGGCGGTGCAGAAGCTGGGCACGGCGACGGTGGCGCGCGACGAGTTGTTGGGAGAGCTGAGGGGTACGAGATGA
- a CDS encoding 3-deoxy-D-manno-octulosonic acid transferase, with translation MRLLYVLASYLLFAVLFPVLSLHRKTRNGLRQRLGYYAPGDLPPRGVGPTFWLHGASAGDLLALSPMFAPLRARFPGCRIVLSTMTDSGFMMGRGRLAKEVDAVVYAPYDLWGATRRAVRAIQPDLLVLEYTEIWPNLIRAAKRAGVKVTLTNGRFSPGQQGKYRLLFSLIGNPLRDMALFLMRGEDEAERALALGAPGERVFVTGNTKFDALAAVGPGQEDEALRGALGIKAGERVWIAGSTHEGEEEHLLGVYRRLLDVHPDLRLVIAPRYIDRAGRIAALARDAGLSVGLRSKGNEEGGRVVVLDTMGELSRAYRLASLVFVGGSFTTRGGQNILEPAGQGKPVLFGPHMENFQDSVQVLVGRGGIQVNDAEHLYRVMSELLQKPENVTSLGVLARTTVRQVSGASQRNVEHMARVLAR, from the coding sequence ATGCGCTTGCTCTACGTCCTCGCCAGCTATCTGCTCTTCGCCGTGCTGTTCCCCGTGCTGTCGTTGCATCGCAAGACGCGCAACGGGTTGAGGCAGCGGCTCGGCTACTACGCGCCGGGGGATCTGCCCCCGCGTGGGGTGGGGCCCACGTTCTGGCTGCATGGGGCGAGCGCGGGAGATTTGCTGGCGCTCTCGCCGATGTTCGCGCCGCTGCGGGCGCGCTTTCCGGGGTGCCGCATCGTGCTCTCCACGATGACGGACTCGGGTTTCATGATGGGGCGGGGGCGGTTGGCGAAGGAGGTGGACGCGGTGGTGTATGCGCCGTACGACCTGTGGGGCGCCACGCGGCGGGCGGTGCGTGCCATCCAGCCGGACCTGCTGGTGCTCGAGTACACGGAGATCTGGCCCAACCTCATCCGCGCGGCGAAGCGGGCCGGGGTGAAGGTGACGCTGACGAACGGGCGCTTCTCCCCGGGGCAGCAGGGCAAGTATCGGCTGTTGTTCTCGCTGATTGGCAATCCGCTGCGGGACATGGCGCTGTTCCTGATGCGGGGCGAGGACGAGGCGGAGCGGGCGCTGGCGCTGGGGGCGCCGGGCGAGCGGGTCTTCGTGACGGGGAACACCAAGTTCGATGCCCTGGCGGCGGTGGGCCCGGGGCAGGAGGACGAGGCGCTGCGCGGGGCGCTGGGAATCAAGGCGGGGGAGCGGGTGTGGATCGCCGGCAGTACCCACGAGGGCGAGGAGGAGCACTTGTTGGGGGTCTACCGCCGGCTGCTGGACGTGCACCCGGATCTGCGGTTGGTGATCGCGCCGAGGTACATCGACCGGGCGGGACGGATCGCCGCGCTGGCGAGGGACGCGGGGTTGAGCGTGGGGCTGCGCTCGAAGGGGAACGAGGAGGGAGGGCGGGTGGTGGTGCTGGACACGATGGGCGAGCTGTCGCGGGCGTACCGGCTGGCGTCGTTGGTGTTCGTGGGTGGCTCGTTCACGACGCGCGGAGGGCAGAACATCCTGGAGCCGGCGGGACAGGGCAAGCCGGTGTTGTTCGGGCCGCACATGGAGAACTTCCAGGACAGCGTGCAGGTGCTGGTGGGGCGGGGAGGCATCCAGGTGAACGACGCGGAGCACCTGTACCGGGTGATGTCGGAGCTGCTGCAGAAGCCGGAGAACGTGACGTCGCTCGGGGTGCTGGCGAGGACGACGGTGCGGCAGGTGTCCGGCGCGAGCCAGCGCAACGTGGAGCACATGGCGCGGGTGCTGGCGCGATGA
- a CDS encoding glycosyltransferase, giving the protein MRILHLLASPSWSGPAENVALLALAQREAGHEVRVAVDRRRAKASSEELAVPRFEALGLLDEGGLELSVKSPPWRMVGDGWRLRGRSVEVVHAHFTHDHLVARWGRPRGAVLIRSVHAPRSLRASLPEADAYTVPASSLITRLVGRRVQVLPPLVDGMFRPEVDREALRRELGLTGSPLIGMVSTFQASRRHALGVEAFARLRRARAEARLVLVGDGGLVETVREQVRALGLEEGVTFAGYQQGEAFARWLKALDEVWILGLGNDWSARAAAQARACGVRVVAVEEGNLPALADARVEELTPEAVVAASVSGERSLVEHPGNARIAADVLALYERARAGR; this is encoded by the coding sequence ATGAGGATTTTGCATCTGCTCGCGAGCCCCTCCTGGAGCGGCCCGGCGGAGAACGTGGCGTTGCTGGCGCTGGCGCAGCGCGAGGCGGGGCACGAGGTGCGGGTGGCGGTGGACCGGCGGCGCGCGAAGGCGTCGTCGGAGGAGCTGGCGGTGCCGCGCTTCGAGGCGTTGGGGCTCTTGGACGAGGGCGGGCTGGAGTTGTCGGTGAAGTCGCCGCCGTGGCGGATGGTGGGGGACGGGTGGCGGTTGAGGGGGCGGAGCGTGGAGGTGGTGCACGCGCACTTCACGCATGATCACCTGGTGGCGCGCTGGGGACGGCCACGGGGTGCGGTGTTGATCCGCTCGGTGCATGCGCCGAGATCGTTGCGCGCTTCGCTGCCGGAGGCGGACGCGTACACGGTGCCCGCGTCCTCGCTGATTACCCGGCTGGTGGGCAGGCGCGTGCAGGTGTTGCCACCGTTGGTGGACGGCATGTTCCGGCCCGAGGTGGACCGGGAGGCGCTCCGGCGGGAGCTGGGGCTCACGGGCTCGCCGCTCATCGGCATGGTGTCGACCTTCCAGGCGTCACGCCGGCACGCGCTCGGGGTGGAGGCGTTCGCGAGGTTGCGGCGGGCGCGCGCGGAGGCGCGGTTGGTGCTGGTGGGGGATGGGGGCCTGGTGGAGACGGTGCGCGAGCAGGTGCGGGCGCTGGGGTTGGAGGAGGGGGTGACGTTCGCGGGCTATCAGCAGGGGGAGGCGTTCGCGCGCTGGCTGAAGGCGCTGGACGAGGTGTGGATATTGGGGTTGGGGAACGACTGGAGCGCGAGGGCGGCGGCGCAGGCGCGGGCCTGTGGGGTGCGCGTGGTGGCGGTGGAGGAGGGCAACCTGCCGGCACTGGCGGACGCGCGGGTGGAGGAGCTGACGCCGGAGGCGGTGGTGGCGGCCTCGGTGTCGGGGGAGCGGTCGTTGGTGGAGCATCCGGGCAACGCGCGGATCGCCGCGGACGTGCTCGCGCTGTACGAGCGGGCGAGGGCGGGGCGGTGA